One stretch of Cohnella algarum DNA includes these proteins:
- a CDS encoding carboxypeptidase-like regulatory domain-containing protein — protein MKLKIKVKHLFALAVALCASFVLLQLIVMPRIEVAMAKKHFEQGTAGGKNDLLRVVDASSGDDKWELIRRYMIENGSDMSMTRFDVIAGEGTFYSSTAASLPDAPRWTREEKIKYLEAYLEGGPIDGYLVRAAKQLAFEYLILSRTEDAIRALERTEQRLSGRYDNQRRELKLARAKIYADAEDFGTAERLLTELSEEPNQKDTYLNDNIAKLQTRIMEQRDNAASSVSGTIKRSDGKPMAGIGVYLRSSRDVYHSLIESEPYQTLTDSEGNFAFKGVAPGSYVIYIGLNFEQIDGWTRPANYNEEWIDLRGGEHLTRNITLQRLIQLRSPVDQQVVTGKTVKFEWEPVEGAAFYTLNGTFPVENGTVGHQIKEHIESNSIELPLETLYSVQSGFSYKKFGDKEIPDPSNLLGYADPSSRFSWSVEAYDADGKLLTRSNGYRLNEQTMGPLPFFYLKERTLTDADRLLLEGRTEEALLGYKADYERNDHDKHSLRMIAKLLKINARDAKRPLDATSVTYLEKLASVDDTGNAIFPLIEYYGSVGDWAQVDRYYGMLNEARQGRVESYSQAQYGRLLLKQGRVEEGEAQLRQAQENDPSNRFIGTYIASVIYLSGTLDTAGELARQYPERSYYDQDNPDWSELVQGLKEESQDSNDESYFSKLKEALRVCFSGDEKQLENWMAESEYAAMKAFVLALSKVD, from the coding sequence TTGAAATTAAAGATCAAAGTTAAGCATCTCTTCGCGCTCGCCGTCGCCCTGTGCGCCTCGTTTGTCCTTCTCCAGCTAATCGTGATGCCCAGGATCGAAGTCGCGATGGCCAAAAAGCACTTCGAGCAAGGGACGGCCGGCGGAAAAAATGACCTGCTTCGAGTAGTCGATGCTTCATCCGGGGACGACAAGTGGGAGCTTATCCGGCGCTACATGATCGAGAACGGTTCGGACATGAGCATGACGAGATTCGACGTTATAGCGGGAGAGGGAACGTTCTACTCTTCTACGGCAGCCTCGCTTCCGGATGCGCCGCGCTGGACGAGAGAGGAGAAAATCAAGTACTTGGAAGCCTATCTGGAAGGCGGTCCAATCGACGGTTATTTAGTTAGAGCGGCGAAGCAGTTGGCCTTCGAATATCTCATTCTAAGCCGGACTGAAGACGCGATTCGCGCGCTGGAGCGGACGGAACAAAGGCTTTCGGGCCGTTACGATAATCAGAGAAGAGAGCTTAAGCTGGCCCGAGCGAAAATCTACGCGGATGCCGAAGATTTCGGGACGGCGGAGCGCTTGTTGACGGAATTGAGCGAAGAGCCGAACCAGAAGGATACGTATCTTAACGACAATATCGCGAAGCTCCAAACCCGGATCATGGAACAGCGCGACAATGCGGCTTCAAGCGTATCCGGAACCATTAAACGAAGTGACGGCAAGCCGATGGCAGGCATCGGGGTGTACTTGCGAAGCAGCAGGGACGTCTACCATAGCCTGATCGAAAGCGAACCTTACCAGACATTGACCGACTCGGAGGGAAACTTTGCGTTCAAAGGCGTTGCCCCCGGCAGTTACGTGATCTACATCGGCCTGAACTTCGAGCAAATCGACGGTTGGACGCGACCTGCAAACTATAACGAGGAGTGGATCGATCTTCGGGGAGGAGAACATCTGACCCGGAACATTACCTTGCAGAGGTTAATCCAATTACGCTCCCCGGTGGACCAGCAAGTCGTTACCGGCAAGACGGTCAAATTCGAATGGGAGCCCGTCGAAGGAGCCGCATTCTACACTTTGAACGGGACTTTTCCAGTCGAAAACGGTACGGTAGGACACCAAATCAAGGAACATATCGAGAGCAATTCCATCGAGCTGCCTCTCGAAACGCTCTACAGTGTCCAAAGCGGCTTTTCATATAAAAAATTCGGAGACAAGGAAATCCCCGACCCCTCTAATCTGCTTGGGTACGCCGATCCGTCCAGCCGATTCTCCTGGAGCGTGGAAGCCTACGATGCCGACGGGAAGCTGTTGACGCGGAGCAACGGTTACCGGTTGAACGAGCAGACGATGGGGCCTCTTCCCTTCTTCTATCTGAAGGAGCGCACGCTTACCGACGCCGACCGGTTGCTTCTGGAGGGCCGCACGGAGGAAGCCTTGCTCGGGTACAAAGCGGATTATGAACGAAACGACCACGATAAGCATAGTCTTCGGATGATAGCTAAACTGCTGAAGATTAACGCCAGGGACGCTAAGCGCCCGCTCGACGCGACTTCCGTAACGTACCTTGAGAAGCTGGCAAGCGTCGATGATACCGGAAACGCCATTTTTCCCTTGATCGAATACTATGGAAGCGTCGGAGATTGGGCCCAAGTCGACCGATATTACGGCATGCTGAACGAAGCCCGTCAAGGAAGGGTGGAAAGCTACTCTCAAGCCCAATACGGGAGGCTGCTGCTGAAGCAAGGGAGAGTCGAAGAGGGCGAGGCGCAGCTTCGGCAGGCCCAAGAGAACGATCCCTCGAATCGATTCATCGGCACTTATATCGCGAGCGTCATTTATTTGTCCGGCACCTTGGATACGGCCGGAGAGCTCGCGCGTCAGTATCCGGAACGCTCCTATTACGACCAGGACAACCCGGATTGGAGCGAGCTTGTTCAAGGTTTAAAGGAAGAAAGCCAGGACTCGAACGACGAATCCTACTTTTCGAAGCTCAAAGAAGCGTTGCGAGTTTGCTTCAGCGGAGATGAAAAGCAGCTAGAGAACTGGATGGCGGAGTCGGAATACGCGGCTATGAAGGCGTTCGTCTTGGCGCTGTCGAAAGTAGATTGA
- a CDS encoding sigma-70 family RNA polymerase sigma factor produces the protein MADSSPCVYLLYILYNRYTKRGQYPFVAGVIAWDVVLSLGTGFSTSFRWRTSGDPYSVYLSSLLFRFTQPKSFKKHLNIGGGGSFLDIVLGLKEKDEAALRALMERYGNELMRTAYLLVKDKQAAEEAVMDTFIQAYRKIAQLQDPDRLGSWLLRITVNRCRMKMRTWSWSRIFPLSHVEQMIEEEEPGPEELLIDAWRNKKLSEALLKLDYKYRETIVLFYFNGLNVAEIAEQTSSNENTVKARLARGRAKLKLMLEEQEDGNETGARARVH, from the coding sequence ATGGCGGACTCCTCGCCTTGCGTATATCTGTTATATATATTATATAACAGATATACAAAAAGAGGACAATACCCATTTGTAGCAGGGGTTATTGCGTGGGATGTTGTATTGTCCCTCGGTACGGGTTTTTCCACTTCCTTCAGATGGAGAACATCGGGCGATCCGTATTCGGTATACCTCTCTTCATTATTATTTCGATTTACGCAACCGAAGTCATTCAAGAAGCATCTTAACATAGGGGGAGGAGGAAGCTTTCTGGATATCGTTCTGGGCTTGAAGGAAAAAGACGAAGCCGCGCTTCGAGCGTTAATGGAGCGGTACGGCAACGAACTGATGCGTACGGCTTACTTGTTGGTCAAAGACAAGCAAGCCGCGGAAGAAGCCGTCATGGATACGTTCATACAGGCTTATCGCAAGATCGCCCAACTCCAAGATCCCGACCGGCTTGGAAGTTGGCTTCTACGAATCACCGTAAACCGGTGCCGGATGAAAATGCGTACCTGGAGCTGGAGTCGAATATTTCCTCTATCCCATGTTGAACAAATGATTGAGGAAGAAGAACCGGGCCCGGAGGAGCTCTTGATCGACGCATGGCGCAACAAGAAGTTAAGCGAAGCGCTGCTGAAGCTTGATTACAAATATCGCGAGACGATCGTGTTATTTTATTTCAACGGATTAAACGTGGCCGAGATCGCGGAACAAACAAGCAGCAACGAAAATACGGTGAAGGCCAGGCTTGCGAGAGGCAGGGCGAAACTTAAGCTCATGCTGGAGGAACAGGAGGATGGGAATGAAACCGGAGCAAGAGCAAGAGTTCATTAG
- a CDS encoding GntR family transcriptional regulator — MFIELDLQSETPLYEQLINQLIEGIASGALKPGDPLPSVRNLAENLGINLHTVNKSYTLLKQDGFLQVHRKKGVIVQPDAMPGVTEEFEAKLFRQLRSLAAEAAVRGMTEEAFTNQCRRLYGDIMMKRGGDGH, encoded by the coding sequence ATGTTCATCGAGCTGGATCTGCAATCGGAGACCCCGTTATACGAGCAATTAATCAACCAGTTGATCGAAGGAATCGCGTCAGGCGCATTGAAGCCGGGCGATCCGCTTCCGTCCGTCAGGAATCTGGCCGAGAATCTGGGCATCAATCTTCATACGGTCAATAAGTCGTACACCTTGCTGAAGCAGGATGGCTTTCTCCAAGTGCACCGGAAGAAGGGCGTTATCGTTCAACCGGACGCGATGCCGGGCGTGACGGAGGAATTCGAGGCCAAACTGTTCCGACAGCTCCGTTCGCTCGCGGCGGAAGCGGCCGTGCGCGGAATGACGGAAGAAGCTTTTACGAATCAATGCAGAAGGCTGTACGGGGACATCATGATGAAGCGTGGAGGGGACGGGCATTGA
- a CDS encoding DUF5808 domain-containing protein codes for MGKIYCNPDDPAIFVPKPYGIGWTVNMAKPMGRLTVAAIAGGSFMLLVWVWLLSK; via the coding sequence ATGGGCAAAATCTATTGCAATCCCGATGATCCGGCGATCTTCGTTCCGAAACCTTACGGCATCGGCTGGACGGTAAATATGGCCAAACCGATGGGCCGGCTAACGGTCGCAGCGATTGCGGGAGGTTCTTTTATGCTCCTGGTATGGGTATGGCTCCTGAGCAAGTAA
- a CDS encoding DEAD/DEAH box helicase produces the protein MNLAVKWMQKFKDRDTRHKLKGYRNKAELIRKRNFEAWDEKRLQAESLRLKREAKSGKPLDELLVDAYALVCEAAKRKLGLRPYDVQIMAAIALHEGFLIEQQTGEGKTLSAVMPAYLNALTGEGVHVLTFNDYLANRDAEWMGPIYRFLGLTVNAAQAGMSLSEKREAYAADITYVTAKEAGFDYLRDTIALNEADIVHRPFHCVIVDEADSLLLDEARVPLVIAGEPSSSGSDGIRLAEAARQLKQGEHYDFDEFERNVYLNEAGSAKAESLLGCGNLYESHNSHLLSSLNCALHAEALLKKDVDYIVRDGKIELIDEYTGRVAENRQLPDGLQAALAAKEGLQPLAGGKVLGTITLQHFLSLYPKICGMTATAHASAVEFEEIYALQVVQIPPNRPNIRIDHPHRIYTHKKAKLKALVREISSVHATGRPILIGTSSVGESDMLAEALAAAGVPCHVLNAKNDTEEAEIIAKAGEIGAVTVSTNMAGRGVDIRLGGGDPAQAEIVARLGGLYVMGTHVHESVRIDDQLRGRSGRQGDPGASVFFVSLEDELFLRFGIEKAIPPLYRDLKQDEALDESVLRSKIAHIQRVIMGQNFHIRQELNHYSDMVEEQRRILYEERLGILKGETPMSPSEQRVRLYYIDKFWADHLAYVSYIRESIHLTSLASRNPIDEFHAQIIQAYEQIPAKINRESEKMLARLGGSNDPAKWEKFGLKSPSSTWTYLINDQFMEYLQKPGSWSSGTIIAYWIRKMLRPVFGWEKFFMQGK, from the coding sequence ATGAATTTAGCCGTCAAGTGGATGCAAAAATTCAAAGACCGCGATACCCGGCATAAGCTGAAAGGCTATCGGAACAAAGCGGAGCTCATCCGAAAACGGAATTTTGAAGCATGGGACGAAAAGCGGCTGCAAGCGGAATCTCTCCGGCTGAAAAGGGAAGCAAAATCGGGCAAGCCTTTAGACGAGCTGCTTGTCGATGCCTATGCGCTGGTCTGCGAGGCAGCGAAGAGAAAGCTCGGATTACGGCCTTACGATGTCCAGATCATGGCTGCCATCGCCCTGCACGAGGGATTTTTGATCGAGCAGCAAACCGGCGAAGGAAAAACGCTCTCTGCCGTTATGCCTGCTTATCTGAACGCGCTAACCGGCGAAGGCGTTCACGTGCTGACTTTTAACGATTATTTGGCAAATCGGGATGCGGAGTGGATGGGCCCGATCTATCGTTTCCTCGGGTTAACGGTAAACGCGGCTCAAGCGGGCATGAGCTTGTCCGAGAAACGGGAAGCGTACGCAGCGGATATAACCTATGTTACGGCCAAAGAGGCGGGATTCGATTATTTGCGCGACACGATCGCTCTGAACGAAGCCGATATCGTGCATCGTCCTTTCCACTGCGTCATCGTCGACGAAGCGGATTCGCTCCTCCTCGACGAAGCGCGGGTGCCGCTGGTCATCGCCGGCGAGCCGAGCTCTTCCGGCAGCGACGGAATTCGTTTGGCAGAAGCAGCCAGGCAGCTCAAGCAAGGTGAGCATTACGACTTCGACGAGTTCGAGCGGAACGTTTATTTAAATGAAGCGGGCTCTGCCAAAGCGGAATCGCTGCTGGGATGCGGCAATTTGTACGAAAGCCATAACAGTCATTTGTTGTCGTCGTTGAATTGCGCGCTGCATGCGGAAGCGTTATTGAAAAAAGACGTCGATTACATCGTCCGGGACGGCAAAATCGAGCTGATCGACGAATATACCGGCCGCGTGGCGGAGAACAGGCAATTGCCGGACGGGCTTCAAGCCGCGCTAGCGGCCAAGGAAGGGCTGCAGCCCTTAGCCGGCGGAAAAGTTCTCGGTACGATCACCCTTCAGCACTTCCTTAGCCTATATCCGAAGATTTGCGGAATGACGGCCACCGCGCACGCTTCCGCCGTGGAATTCGAAGAGATTTATGCGCTGCAGGTCGTGCAAATTCCGCCGAACCGGCCAAACATACGGATCGACCATCCGCACCGGATTTATACCCATAAAAAAGCCAAACTTAAGGCGCTTGTACGAGAAATCTCTTCCGTCCATGCGACGGGACGCCCGATTCTCATCGGTACGTCAAGCGTAGGGGAGTCTGACATGCTGGCGGAGGCGCTGGCGGCTGCCGGCGTACCTTGCCATGTTCTGAATGCGAAAAACGATACAGAAGAAGCCGAGATCATCGCCAAAGCGGGAGAAATCGGCGCCGTGACGGTGTCTACGAATATGGCGGGACGCGGCGTCGACATTCGGCTCGGCGGCGGCGACCCCGCACAAGCGGAAATTGTCGCCAGGCTGGGCGGGTTGTACGTGATGGGTACGCATGTGCACGAAAGCGTGCGAATCGACGACCAGCTGCGCGGGCGTTCCGGCCGCCAGGGCGACCCGGGAGCCTCCGTATTTTTCGTAAGCTTGGAGGATGAGTTGTTCCTTCGGTTCGGCATCGAGAAAGCGATTCCGCCCCTGTATCGCGATCTCAAGCAGGATGAGGCTCTCGATGAGTCGGTGCTCCGCAGCAAAATCGCGCATATCCAGCGCGTGATCATGGGCCAAAACTTCCATATCCGCCAGGAACTGAACCATTATTCGGATATGGTGGAGGAACAGAGGCGGATTCTATACGAGGAGCGGCTCGGAATTTTGAAGGGCGAGACGCCGATGAGCCCTTCGGAGCAGCGGGTACGGCTTTATTATATCGACAAGTTCTGGGCTGACCATCTGGCATACGTTTCTTACATTCGCGAAAGCATCCATTTGACGAGCCTCGCCAGCCGCAATCCGATCGACGAATTTCATGCGCAAATCATCCAGGCCTACGAGCAAATTCCGGCTAAAATAAATCGAGAGTCGGAGAAGATGCTCGCAAGGCTCGGAGGTTCGAACGATCCGGCGAAGTGGGAAAAGTTCGGGCTCAAGAGCCCTTCTTCTACTTGGACGTATCTCATCAACGATCAATTCATGGAATACTTGCAGAAGCCCGGCTCGTGGAGCTCAGGAACGATTATCGCTTATTGGATTCGCAAGATGTTGAGACCGGTATTCGGGTGGGAAAAATTTTTCATGCAAGGAAAATAA
- a CDS encoding MerR family transcriptional regulator has protein sequence MMEEQTFTIKQTAEQTGISEDTIRYYEKIALLPRADRKDNGHRIYRQEDINTIRLISCLKKTGMPLEEMRPFLAVSADTDPGEYPELVEHMRSHRENIVNQIASLQQVVDFIDMKLEQGKYRRDCSDESQDGVSENVAGEPSPKPVSPVEMSYFSISASIR, from the coding sequence ATGATGGAAGAGCAAACCTTTACAATAAAGCAAACCGCCGAGCAAACCGGAATCTCCGAGGATACGATTCGTTATTACGAAAAGATCGCGCTGCTACCTCGGGCGGATCGGAAGGACAACGGGCACCGCATCTACCGGCAGGAAGACATCAATACGATCCGGCTGATCTCCTGCCTGAAAAAAACGGGGATGCCGCTGGAGGAAATGCGGCCGTTTTTGGCGGTCTCCGCCGACACAGATCCCGGAGAATATCCTGAGCTGGTGGAGCACATGAGGAGCCACCGGGAAAATATCGTCAACCAAATCGCCTCGCTGCAGCAGGTCGTCGATTTTATTGACATGAAGCTGGAGCAGGGAAAATACCGCCGGGACTGCTCGGATGAAAGCCAAGACGGCGTGTCAGAGAATGTGGCGGGAGAACCGAGCCCAAAGCCCGTCTCACCCGTTGAGATGAGTTACTTTTCCATATCGGCCTCCATAAGATAA
- a CDS encoding SDR family NAD(P)-dependent oxidoreductase: MNANQRENIALITGASNGIGLELTRKLLSEGWQVVALNRSGFPADDTQIQKAIHSGRLRMYKIADLADFSSLRRTLEEIKGKERQIDILFNNAGGSFDELSYSKQGREKHYELMTVVPYIILMELKELLKNAGLKTVVNTSSSALKFVKEFNIEILERPKTFRKLLGPYAASKLALSLWTQAIAPQLAKEGIKIRSVDPGSNNTLRKGKKSGLPIVAKLLMKLFFSPPTHGANQLYEGALGEHRKETGVFLLKGQVADVKFKDQARNVLDRVHAIYRHEFLGERA, from the coding sequence ATGAACGCGAACCAACGAGAAAATATCGCACTGATTACCGGCGCAAGCAACGGGATCGGGTTGGAATTAACACGGAAGTTGCTGTCGGAGGGCTGGCAGGTGGTTGCTTTGAACCGTTCCGGCTTTCCTGCGGATGATACGCAAATCCAAAAAGCCATCCATAGTGGACGGCTTCGCATGTATAAAATAGCGGATCTCGCCGATTTTTCCAGCTTGAGACGTACTTTGGAAGAGATCAAAGGAAAAGAGCGGCAGATCGACATCTTGTTCAACAATGCCGGCGGAAGCTTTGACGAACTGAGCTATTCGAAACAAGGGCGCGAGAAACATTATGAACTGATGACGGTCGTTCCGTATATCATTCTGATGGAATTGAAGGAACTCTTAAAAAACGCCGGCTTAAAAACGGTAGTCAATACCTCATCGTCAGCATTAAAATTTGTGAAAGAGTTTAATATCGAAATCCTGGAACGCCCCAAAACCTTCCGCAAACTGCTTGGTCCATATGCCGCTTCGAAGCTGGCGCTTTCGCTGTGGACTCAAGCTATCGCACCGCAGCTTGCCAAAGAGGGCATTAAGATCCGCAGCGTTGACCCGGGTAGCAATAATACGCTAAGAAAAGGAAAAAAATCCGGATTACCCATAGTGGCTAAATTGTTAATGAAGCTGTTTTTCTCTCCGCCTACCCACGGCGCGAACCAGTTGTATGAGGGGGCCCTCGGAGAACACCGTAAGGAGACTGGCGTGTTTTTGCTGAAAGGTCAGGTTGCAGATGTAAAATTTAAAGATCAAGCGCGGAACGTTTTGGATAGGGTTCATGCGATTTACAGACACGAATTTCTTGGTGAGCGCGCTTAA
- a CDS encoding MFS transporter, which produces MSSQTISLFGSALVQYAIMWYVTLTTESGLMMTLFILCGFIPTFVLSPFAGVWADRFNRKNLIMLADAMIAAVTLVLAITFLLGYDEAWLLFVIAAVRALGTGIQTPAVGAILPQIVPEEKLTKVNGINGTLQALMMFVAPIVSATLLTVATIEVIFFIDVVTAAIAILSLLFFLKIPPHQKASDAQTTSYREDFKLGLAYIRNHGFLKSFFVFFAIFFVLMAPAAFLTPLQVTRSFGDDYWRLTAIEIAFSVGMMAGGALIASWGGFRNKIHTMTLANLVMGVCTVLLGVIPNFWIYLIPMAVFGVAMPMLNTPTTVMLQEKVDPNYMGRIFGVFGMISTSMMPIGMLIFGPIADVIEIEWLLVGTGLLMLVLTLFFVKNKRLVEAGRPELKEATLS; this is translated from the coding sequence ATGAGTAGTCAGACCATATCGTTATTCGGTTCCGCGTTAGTCCAGTATGCGATCATGTGGTACGTTACGCTCACGACCGAATCCGGCCTTATGATGACGCTGTTTATCCTTTGCGGGTTCATCCCGACCTTCGTGTTGTCGCCGTTCGCGGGGGTGTGGGCGGACCGGTTCAACCGCAAAAATCTGATCATGCTGGCCGATGCCATGATTGCCGCCGTGACTCTGGTTCTAGCGATCACCTTTCTGCTAGGTTACGACGAGGCTTGGCTGCTGTTCGTCATTGCGGCCGTTCGCGCGCTGGGCACCGGAATCCAGACGCCGGCGGTAGGGGCGATCCTGCCGCAGATCGTGCCGGAGGAAAAGCTGACGAAGGTCAACGGAATCAACGGAACCCTTCAGGCGCTTATGATGTTCGTCGCTCCGATTGTCAGCGCGACGCTGCTGACGGTGGCTACGATCGAAGTCATCTTCTTTATCGATGTGGTCACCGCGGCGATCGCGATTCTCTCTTTGTTGTTCTTCTTGAAAATTCCGCCGCACCAAAAGGCGTCGGATGCGCAAACGACCAGCTATCGGGAGGACTTTAAGCTTGGTCTGGCCTACATTCGGAACCACGGCTTTCTCAAATCCTTTTTTGTCTTTTTCGCGATTTTCTTTGTTTTGATGGCTCCGGCCGCGTTTCTGACGCCGCTGCAGGTGACGCGCAGCTTCGGGGACGATTATTGGCGGTTGACGGCCATAGAGATCGCTTTCTCGGTCGGGATGATGGCCGGCGGAGCTCTCATCGCCTCGTGGGGCGGCTTCCGCAACAAAATCCACACGATGACTCTCGCCAATCTGGTGATGGGCGTATGTACGGTCCTGTTGGGCGTTATCCCCAACTTCTGGATTTACTTAATCCCGATGGCCGTATTCGGCGTGGCCATGCCTATGTTAAATACTCCGACGACCGTCATGCTGCAGGAAAAGGTGGATCCGAACTACATGGGGCGCATCTTCGGCGTCTTCGGCATGATCTCGACGTCCATGATGCCGATCGGCATGCTGATCTTCGGTCCTATAGCGGATGTGATCGAGATCGAATGGCTTCTGGTCGGAACCGGGTTGCTTATGCTCGTCCTGACCTTGTTTTTCGTTAAAAACAAACGGCTGGTCGAAGCCGGAAGGCCGGAATTAAAAGAAGCGACGCTTTCGTAG
- a CDS encoding DUF1697 domain-containing protein produces MVFVALLRGINVGGNNKIDMKLLKRTFEGLGLAQVVTYINSGNIIFSDELRTSEELAAKLEEAILADFGLAIRVMIRTLDEIGIIMDKLPEDWTNDANMKSDVLYLWEEYDRESVLEELPVKPGIDRVIYAPGAILWSYDKINAAKSGMTKIIGTKLYRQVTVRNVNTARKIYDLMQAAANQA; encoded by the coding sequence ATGGTATTCGTAGCTTTGCTACGGGGAATTAACGTAGGCGGCAACAATAAAATCGATATGAAGCTGCTCAAACGCACGTTCGAAGGGCTGGGACTCGCTCAAGTCGTCACCTATATCAACTCGGGCAACATCATTTTCTCGGACGAGCTGCGTACTTCGGAGGAACTAGCCGCCAAGCTGGAGGAAGCCATTCTTGCCGACTTCGGACTTGCCATTCGGGTGATGATTCGGACCCTGGACGAAATCGGAATCATTATGGACAAGCTTCCCGAAGACTGGACGAACGACGCGAACATGAAAAGCGACGTTCTTTATCTATGGGAGGAATACGATCGCGAGTCCGTACTGGAGGAGCTGCCCGTCAAGCCCGGGATCGATCGGGTCATCTATGCTCCGGGGGCGATTTTATGGTCGTACGATAAAATCAATGCCGCCAAGAGCGGCATGACCAAGATCATCGGCACGAAGCTTTATCGGCAAGTCACCGTCCGCAACGTTAATACGGCCCGCAAAATATACGACCTGATGCAGGCCGCCGCCAATCAGGCATAA
- a CDS encoding NUDIX domain-containing protein encodes MTFMENGITRFHLEIGSLICYSSYTWAGKERIRLAFAGETGYATPKTDIRAVVFRDGKILLVREKIDGAWALPGGWADIGLSPSEVAVKEVREESGYEVKPVRLLAVLDKKFHDHPPEPYHIYKLFIRCDIVGGQALSGVETSDVGFFAQDGLPELSVERNTAAQIHAMFEFLRDPAKEVLLD; translated from the coding sequence ATGACTTTCATGGAGAATGGAATTACACGATTTCACCTAGAAATAGGTAGTTTAATTTGCTACAGTTCCTATACATGGGCCGGAAAGGAACGGATCCGGCTCGCCTTTGCCGGCGAGACCGGATACGCCACGCCCAAAACGGATATCCGGGCCGTCGTATTCCGGGACGGGAAAATTTTGCTCGTTCGCGAAAAGATCGACGGAGCCTGGGCCTTGCCCGGAGGGTGGGCCGACATCGGCCTGTCCCCTTCCGAAGTTGCCGTGAAGGAAGTGCGGGAAGAATCGGGGTATGAAGTGAAGCCGGTCCGCCTCTTGGCCGTTCTGGACAAGAAATTCCATGACCATCCGCCCGAGCCTTATCATATCTACAAGCTGTTCATCCGCTGCGACATCGTCGGCGGCCAGGCCCTCAGCGGCGTGGAGACGAGCGATGTGGGCTTTTTCGCCCAGGACGGGTTGCCGGAGCTTTCCGTCGAGCGGAATACGGCCGCGCAAATCCATGCCATGTTCGAGTTCTTGCGCGATCCTGCGAAAGAAGTGTTGCTGGATTAG
- a CDS encoding ISAzo13 family transposase, with the protein MQNTLKQRYEQLSPFLNERQRRLFAATEALAYGRGGIAFVERELGISHKVIQAGIRELKNPEQIDPERIRKSGGGRKRTVDTDPTLLSDLEKLIDPATRGEPDSPLRWTNKSTRKLAAALNEMGHKTDNKMVATLLHELGYSLQANRKTEEGGRHEDRDAQFQHIHDQVQAFQNEGEPVISVDTKKKELVGDFKNGGVEWQPKGSPEKVRVHDFQIPELGKVNPYGVYDLSANAGWVSVGTDHDTAAFAVESIRRWWTAMGQATYPNATKLLITADGGGSNGSRVRLWKTELQTLSDETGLSLSVCHFPPGTSKWNKIEHRLFSCITQNWRGKPLTSHEVIVNLIASTTTTTGLKVQAELDTTAYPKGIKVTDEELAQVNLEKNDFHGEWNYTISPRNR; encoded by the coding sequence ATGCAGAATACGTTGAAGCAACGTTACGAACAATTGAGCCCCTTTCTGAATGAACGTCAGAGACGATTATTTGCGGCAACTGAAGCCCTCGCTTATGGTCGTGGAGGGATCGCATTCGTCGAACGAGAATTGGGAATCAGTCATAAAGTCATCCAAGCGGGCATTCGGGAATTGAAGAACCCGGAGCAGATCGACCCTGAACGGATTCGGAAATCGGGTGGGGGTCGGAAGCGAACGGTGGATACGGATCCGACGCTGCTGAGCGATCTGGAGAAGTTGATTGATCCCGCTACCCGAGGTGAACCCGACTCGCCTCTGCGCTGGACGAACAAGAGTACGCGTAAACTCGCTGCCGCCTTGAATGAAATGGGGCACAAGACCGACAACAAGATGGTAGCCACGCTATTACACGAGCTCGGCTACAGTCTGCAGGCCAATCGAAAAACAGAAGAAGGCGGTCGTCATGAAGACCGTGATGCGCAATTTCAGCATATTCACGATCAGGTGCAGGCCTTCCAAAACGAAGGAGAGCCGGTGATCTCCGTGGATACCAAGAAAAAAGAGTTGGTCGGCGACTTCAAAAACGGCGGTGTCGAATGGCAACCCAAAGGCAGCCCGGAGAAGGTACGCGTTCATGATTTTCAAATCCCCGAGCTCGGAAAAGTCAATCCATACGGCGTCTATGATCTCAGCGCGAATGCCGGATGGGTGAGCGTAGGCACGGATCACGATACGGCAGCTTTTGCGGTAGAAAGCATCCGCCGTTGGTGGACGGCGATGGGTCAAGCTACCTATCCAAACGCCACGAAGCTCCTGATCACAGCGGATGGAGGCGGAAGCAACGGCTCTCGTGTACGGCTGTGGAAGACGGAGTTGCAGACGTTGTCGGACGAAACGGGGTTGTCCCTATCGGTCTGCCACTTTCCACCGGGGACGAGCAAATGGAACAAGATTGAGCATCGTCTGTTTTCATGCATCACCCAGAATTGGCGGGGAAAGCCGCTAACCAGCCACGAGGTCATTGTCAATCTGATTGCGTCCACGACGACAACAACCGGGCTGAAGGTACAGGCCGAGTTGGACACAACAGCGTACCCAAAAGGAATCAAAGTAACGGATGAAGAACTGGCCCAAGTAAACCTAGAAAAAAATGACTTTCATGGAGAATGGAATTACACGATTTCACCTAGAAATAGGTAG